Proteins encoded in a region of the Suricata suricatta isolate VVHF042 chromosome 10, meerkat_22Aug2017_6uvM2_HiC, whole genome shotgun sequence genome:
- the TTLL1 gene encoding probable tubulin polyglutamylase TTLL1, with the protein MAGKVKWVTDIEKSVLINNFEKRGWVQVTESEDWNFYWMSVQTIRNVFSVETGYRLSDDQIVNHFPNHYELTRKDLMVKNIKRYRKELEKEGSPLAEKDENGKYLYLDFVPVTYMLPADYNLFVEEFRKSPASTWIMKPCGKAQGKGIFLINKLSQIKKWSRDSKTSSQRSGRYVDTSTYKRKSNFRPPMSKGLLMYREITYKLGFCRFCTVKYTPSTSELDNMFVHLTNVAIQKHGRFWHENGAPSCVCSPPSVTRSEPPRRYKLGFCRFCTVKYTPSTSELDNMFVHLTNVAIQKHGEPGKDGGRRWGRRWGAPILAVGPRASSCHWAATRPPEAPRPAVSQPVMNNDKHCFECYGYDIIIDDKLKPWLIEVNASPSLTSSTANDRILKYNLINDTLNIAVPNGEIPDCKWNKSPPKEVLGNYEILYDEELAQGDGADRELRSRQGQSLGPRGGRSRDPGRTVLTTWK; encoded by the exons ATGGCAGGCAAAGTGAAGTGGGTCACTGATATCGAGAAGTCGGTGCTGATAAATAACTTTGAAAAGAGAGGATGGGTCCAAGTGACAGAAAGCGAGGACTGGAACTTTTACTG GATGAGTGTGCAGACCATCCGGAACGTTTTCAGCGTTGAAACGGGCTATCGGCTCTCAGACGATCAAATCGTCAACCATTTCCCGAACCACTACGAACTGACCCGGAAGGATCTGATGGTGAAGAATATTAAGAGATACAGGAAGGAGCTGGAGAAAGAAGGGAGTCCTCTggcagaaaaagatgaaaacGGGAAATACCTCTACCTGG ACTTCGTTCCAGTCACCTACATGCTGCCCGCGGACTACAACCTGTTCGTGGAGGAGTTCAGGAAGAGCCCGGCCAGCACCTGGATCATGAAGCCGTGTGGCAAAGCCCAGGGCAAGGGCATCTTCCTGATCAACAAGCTGTCGCAGATCAAAAAGTGGTCCCGGGACAGCAAGACGTCTTCG CAGCGCAGCGGGCGGTACGTGGACACCAGCACGTACAAGCGCAAGTCAAACTTCCGGCCGCCGATGAGCAAGGGGTTGTTGATGTACAGGGAGATCAC GTATAAACTCGGGTTCTGCCGCTTCTGCACGGTGAAGTACACCCCCAGCACCAGCGAGCTGGACAACATGTTCGTTCATCTCACCAACGTCGCCATCCAGAAGCACGGG CGGTTCTGGCACGAGAACGGCGCTCCGTCGTGTGTCTGCTCTCCTCCGAGTGTGACGCGGTCTGAACCCCCACGCAGGTATAAACTCGGGTTCTGCCGCTTCTGCACGGTGAAGTACACCCCCAGCACCAGCGAGCTGGACAACATGTTCGTTCACCTCACCAACGTCGCCATCCAGAAGCACGGG GAGCCGGGGAAGGATGGGGGGCGGcgctgggggaggaggtggggggcgcCGATCTTGGCGGTGGGACCCCGCGCGTCGTCCTGCCACTGGGCCGCCACGCGCCCTCCTGAGGCCCCACGACCCGCTGTCTCGCAGCCCGTGATGAACAATGACAAGCACTGCTTCGAGTGCTACGGCTACGACATCATCATCGACGACAAGCTGAAGCCCTGGCTGATAGAG GTGAATGCGTCCCCGTCCCTCACCTCCAGCACCGCCAACGACCGGATCCTTAAGTATAACCTGATCAATGACACCCTCAATATCGCGGTCCCTAATGGCGAGATTCCAGACTGCAAATGGAACAAGTCCCCCCCGAAGGAAGTCCTCGGCAACTACGAGATCCT CTATGACGAGGAGCTGGCGCAGGGCGACGGGGCTGACCGGGAACTGAGAAGTCGCCAGGGCCAGTCGCTGGGGCCCAGAGGGGGCCGATCGAGAGACCCCGGGAGGACCGTCCTCACAACCTGGAAATGA